In the genome of Candoia aspera isolate rCanAsp1 chromosome 12, rCanAsp1.hap2, whole genome shotgun sequence, the window AAATGCAAAGTATTCTTTCAGAAGTTTGCCACCAAAGTGGTTAACCACATGGCCTTCTTTTCCGTTGCTACACAGTCTTTTGATGTGTGTTTCTTCCTCCTAGCAGGTTAGAACACCCCTGTTTTCAGCTGCTCAATTCAACAATAGTGAGTtagtttaaaaagtattttagaaatatatatatatatatatatatatatatatatatatatatattcctttcacAACTTTTCTTACCTCTGCTTACACTACTGAATGTCCCCACCCATCTGTCGTTTAGATGAATCCAGAATGCTAAAAAGAATTTCACTTAAAGTACAATATGCTTTTCTGtatcttgggtttttttaatttgccAAAGAGAGGGGCTAAGTTCAAAAGTTTGTCCCTAAACTGAAAGATTTATGGGACATCCATGTAACTAATGCAGTTGGGATACTAAATAATCTTCATTTTGTTGTGCTTTGCCAGCTCTTCAGCAGCTCAGTTTTGCCCTGAAGTGGCAAAATAACGCTCCTTTTGAGTGAAAGATTTTATCCCTCTGACTGTTCCTGGTTCCATATATCTACTTTACTCAGCACTTACAGTATTTCAGGTAATAGCAGCAGAGAGTATACTGTCCAAAATCTTCAGTTGTACCTACTCTTAATGTCAGATTTTGTAGAACTCTTGTTTTCTTCTCTCAGAAAGGTCTAGAAAATAGTGGTGGGGAGATCAactgaaagaagagagagagagagaaagaagtaaTGGGAAGGCAAACTGGGGCAATGTCCAATGAGAAAGTTAACTATGAagtgctctggaggccatgttcaTGTTACAGACCACTAGTTCActtggatcagtgtttcttaaccacagcaactttaagatgtgtagacttcaactcccagaattccccagccagccttgctggctggggaattctgggagttgaagtccacacatcctaaagttgctgtgGTTAAGAAACATTGACCTGGATGATGCTGTAGTCCTATCTATTGATCAAGGCCACTGATGGGTCACATCATAACTGCCACCACACCTTTCTTCCTTAAAGACCTTTCTAGTGGAATCTACTCTACTTTGAGGATGTCTGAAGGAACAGTGGCCAGCATACATTTCTTTCATTTGTCCCtctttccttgcctttttttttttttaatcatgcccTTCACAGTGCCGGGACGCTGCATGCCACTCGGCCTCCCTCCCCAGCGCCGATTCTTTGCAGGACTAACAGTTAATTCCGTATCTTTGCTCAGACGTAAAGGCGGACGTGTAGAAATGGGAACCAAGGGCGGGCCTTCCTAGCAAGATAGCAGGGCATGGCAGAAGGCGAGGAGGGTAGCGACGCCCAAGTCCCACCCGTCCGCCTCTGGGTACGACGGATGGGCGTCTATTGCGATGAGAACCAGGCAACATGGCTGGTGGCACCGGAAGAGGTAAGCAAGAATGCTCCTGGTCCTTCCCCCCTCTGCCCAGGTTGACCAGACTGATTTTGGCTCGAGCTTGTCACCACTCCTTTTTGTGCTTCTCCCTCCTCTAGGAAGGTGGGACGCTGAAAGCCCGGATCAGAAGAATCCCTGTCCCCCTGGGTGAAGCAGTGCGCCCCAGCCGCCTTCCTGCTTctcaactgccccatatgtggcAGCTTTCAGAGGGGCAGCAGTACCGGGACAGTAACTCCCGCATCTGGGGCATTGAACACCACTTAATGGTAGGTTGCCTTCCGCAAACTAAACCTTGCTCGGTCAGAATTTGAGGAAAACTGGTCCCGACAATCAGCCGCTTGCTGGGATGCCATAAATGCTTCTTTGGGTCCTTGCAGATCATGGGAGTGGAAGAGCTGCTGTTGAAACTCCTGACAAGCAATTAGATCTGGTGAGAGTCTTTCTCCTCTCGTCCCCCGCAACCTTCCTCgccttcctatttttatttttcgcTTTGTTTTACTCATGGTGGTTCTTTCATGCTGGTTTTTGTCTTTCAGGAGCTGCAACTCTAGGATGGTGtcctgtttgttttttatgtgttAACTCCTAGCACTAAAAATGCCGCTGCCCCTGAGGCAGAGCATGGCGAGCAGCTCTCTTAACAGCCCACAACAGCATCACCCAAGAGCTTAGGACAGGCAGTCGAGAAGCGTGCCATGGCCAGTTGAAATCAGAGGGGCAGTTTTAGGTAGGCAGACTGGACCTGACCCGACCCCGCTGGAAAGCTGGTCAGAATGCCATGATTAAGGGTCAAGTAGTCAGCAGCGGCGATGGCCCTCACCTTCCTGCTTGTGGAGCTTCCCGGAagcatggggggcagggggaggccgAGGCAGAAGGCTGGCCCCTGATGGACCTGGGCCTGATCCATTAAGGCAGGCCATGCCTTCTTCCTGAATGAACTGCCTTGAAAAATACTCTGCTCTTGTAATAACCAAGGATGTTGTGTGTTTGGTTTCTCATTTTACTAATTTCTGGCAGCATCACCAGGGATTACATTGTTCCCTACATGTTTTCACAAGGCCAGTGACTCagaggggagaatctagtctccAAAAAACAGCATGTTgggggcctccctccctccttccttcccaaggTTTCCCTGTTCATGTACAAGGAACTATCATTCAAGTTCCCAGGCAACATAGTTTCTTTAACACACGCAGTCCTTTAAGTGCATTAGATTTCGTCCTTTAAGTGCATAAGTTACCCAGCAAGTTTGTTTAATGGTGTTTGTAATAAGGGAAGGCTGTCTGGGGTGCCAATGTGTCTTTCTAAGTGTCATTCCAAAATTTAGGGTGCAGCCTATAGCTTATCTGTTGGCAAATCCCAGGACCCGCTCAAGGAGAGATCAGCTCTCTCTGGCTTGGTTTATGTGTTGTGCTAAGCCGAAGCAGTTTGTTTGGTTCTGACTTAGTCTAGGATATGAAGTTAATTATTGTAATGGTGGTTTATGGCTTTGCGGCATGAATCCATCAGAGGCTTTTTTGGCTGAGCGGGTTTGAGTAAACCAGGCTTAGCACGTTGTAATCCTTCTAGAACTTTCTCCATCCAATGTTATCTCTTGCTTGGCAAGCTCTGGGGAAGGCAGAACTCATCTGTGCTGCACCGGCTCTCTCAGGTGGAAAGTGGGAGTTTGACAGGTAACCCTTTTCATTGCCCAAGAAAATGGACTTAAAAGAGGATGAAGAAAATCCTTGACTGGCTGGATCCTATATGACCAAATCCTGGAATCCGGGGGTGGGGGAAATGAAGCTTCTTTTAGATAGGGCCTTAGGAAATTTTGCCCTTCATTTCACCAGGataatattttcctttctgatttttgtttcagTTCTCTGGTTATGGCTGCAAAAGATCCTTGTAAGAAATATGCCTGTGAAATCCAGAAATGTTTGCAAGGTAAGCGGCTTCTCTTGGTTTTCTTGTACTTGAATTACTGGTAAATAAATAGATGCCCTTTCCCTGCccttcaaagcatttttttttagaaaatacgGTTTAAATGtaaccaaaataataacaatagaaGTGGAGGACAGAAAAGCCTAATTTTAAAATTCATACTGATTAGTCAAAATGATTTAAATCAAGATGGGCTATCTATGGACTGTGTATGATCTCCCAGGAATCCATCTGCAGCCCTTAGACCCTGCTGAGCTGGTGAGGCTGAAAGAGATTGCTTCTGGAATGAACAAGATTTCTTTCCAGGTTTAGCTATCCATGGTCATCCTAAACTAGCGGAGGAGTTCTTTTTTGCCATGTTTTTCCACCTTGCGCTCTTCCCTTTATGACCTACTGTATTTTAATAACACTGAAGTTCTTCAGGAGAACAAAATGCTACAGGCACCTGATCTGGTCTATACCTGTGTGAATTTCTGATGCTCTGTGAACAACCACCTCTTCTAAAACTTTGCTTTGAGCTGCCAAAAGGCAACTGGCAGGGCTGCATCCTGATTTAGCTgcaaggtgtcatgagtaaggatggcgagcagggggctcccttccagactgttaagcgcatgcgtagcactgaggaattggtgagccattccaagaggcacagagtgggaccgccttaacctgcggggtttatatggctgggtttttcccacgcttgttcagtttgttaggattactgttatgtatgagcaataaaacattagagaccagatccctgtctcagagtgtttcctgggagtcaggacacaagGGGATTTTTCCTCCTAGCATTCTGTCTGAATTGGGCTTCTTGTTACGTGATTGATAATTCAAAGAAATAGCTAACCAGGAGAAGTCTGAGAGGAGGCTTGTTCCTGCTTTGCCTGAAAGGAGATTTTAGTGTAATTAAAACAAGAAACACCTTAAAATTACTTCCTTGCAGTAAGACAAACTGAGTTATCACCAACTATttaattagaaaacaaaacaagagaaaagaaagtcTCACTATGTAAACTGTAGGCAATATACATTGCCACGATGTCCTGAAATATTTCGTTTTACTGCTATCCTGGCTCTTCGTTAATTTTTAGTAAATGCCAAATGATAGCCTTAAATGAAAGTCTTCATCCTAACATCAAGCACTGTATATCATCACTGAACTTTGAACTAACCAATTATTTTGTGGGGATGGAGTGCCTGTTTCATCTGAATTTACATCAATTTATGGCATTTGTATACATATAATCAGTGTAAATGGGAGTAAATCCTTGATTGAATGAAAAAATTCTCAGTGAAAAGGATGTGAATCCATTAAATGAGGGTGAAGTGAGGTTGCAGGTACCATCAGCGACgttcatttaaatcagtgtttctcaaccttggcagcttgaagatgtgtggacttcaactcccagaagcatggctggctggggaattctgggagttgaagtccatacatcttcaagctgccaaggttgagaaacactgatttagaaggaGTTATACTCAGCTTTTATTGTACTTGAAATTGTTCAGATACTTTCTAAGAAGTCCAAGACTGGGGAAATTTGAAGTTTTGTTTCCTTAATTTCTGTAAAGATTTTGCTTCTTTAAGCTCAGAAGAGGAAGTGAAGAGCAAAGACCTCTGTTTGTGCAAAGAagaccaaggttgagaagcagcTCAAGGGATCCTTTTAAAGCAGAGGTAGCATTCTAGGGACCACATTCTTAAATGTGAAGAGTCTTAACTGCAGCAGGTATAGATCAAATAAATAGCAGGGACAAgacaacttgatttcatttacatTAAATTTGCATCAAATTAAAATTAAGTCTAGTTCATATTACAGTGTAGTCATGTacttaaattttttttttcttcttgcgcTGTTGAAAGATCGCAATTTGATTGCAGCTTCTGGAGATCTTGCAACTTTTGGAGATTACGTGGAGTGCTTTGGTTTCTGGCTATATGCCCATTTTAAAGGGGGTTCTACCTGCCCACCTTCCATTCTGCAGCCTGTCCATTTGTCCTCTCCTTTGATTTCAGCAAACAACTACCTGGAATCTAAATGCGAAGCTGTCTTCCAGGAGATGAGACGGTGTTGTGCTCAGTATCCCAAGGGCATCTCCCTCTCTTGCTCAGGCTttaaggtggaggaggagaagaaggagaaggagaagcaggtACTGGATTCCAGTCGATCTCACACCCTACAGCCCTGAGGAAGCCATTCTCCGGGAGGGGAGAGCAGCCTTACCTACCGTCTACGTAGCTACCGCGCTATACCTCATTTGTCCTCCTTGCATCGGAGAGGTACTCCCAAGATGCAAGCCAGCTCCTCTTCCAGGCACTTGTGGAAACCAGAAGACCACAGCCGGTCTGTCAAAGAGTAGAGCTCCTAGCACTTTTGCTGTCAAGCTGTGTTACTGTAGCCTTATTGTAAAGTAGATTGGAGTAGAATAACTTGGTTTGTGAATGTTCCGTGTCATCTGTTCTATTGTCCAGAATAGCAATATTCTACTGGAAGGTGAAATCCAGCCTTTTCGCTGGATGTCAGGTTTCAGACAATCTTGTTACGTGTGGTGTGTAAGCTAGTCCTTTGTTAAACTGCAAAAACGTTACTCTTGCGAAGTCATCATTCCTCACTCTGTCCAGAACTTGTCCTCCTCCACAATACAGGAATAGAAGGTTGGCCACTGAAGCCCACAGAGCCCACTTTTTAGCTCAGCAGTAGGTTACCTGACGTGCCTCAGTTTTCTCATTGGCAAAGTAGGGTCAACCACCTGGTTCTCTGGACTTGGATTCCGTAGCAGTCAAATCCAATTGCACAATATTGATTTATGTAATGCTGTGGTAGAAGCAGCTGATTTCAGGGACAGCTACATTGTGTGATGTGACCTCCTTTCCCTGTTTGTAAAGCAATAGACACTTTGTGGAAAGCTAGAGTTGAAAGTGGTATTTTTGAAATCCAGCGTTTTGCTATTTGTGTGGATGAAACCCCATTTCTATGAATGGAATGGGAATGTGAGTGTAGCACCTCTTTCCTCTtcatccccacccccaatttaGACTTTAGTTTAATGGTTCCCAAGGGATTTTGAGCACTCTTTACTACTCTTGCTATTCTGTATCTAGTACCTCCTCAGTGTTGAAATCATCTCAAGACAACTGCAATGTGGTATACGCCATAAGCAGGCATTAGCAAAGCTGGTGGAACAATCTCTGTTAAGATTCTTTTAAAAGACCCTGCTGCAATTCAGTAAATACATGATCCACATACGGGTATGATCATGTCATCTTGATATCTGGGGTCCAAGAGAACAAACTTCTTTTGAACTGCCTTTCTTGGCCATGGATAGGATTATGCTGAAGGTAGGACAAAGTAACTTTCTCATTTTATAGTGAAGGTCACAGAGAAATGCTATTACATAGTTGGTAAAGTCTGGATTCTTGCCCAGAGAATCCCGTATTCAAATCCGATGACGGTCATGAGCACATTCAGTAGCCTAAGTCAAACCACAGAGCCCTCCagataatgtattttatgtctgCCCCTTTATTTCAGTAAGGTGCACAAGGTTATCAGGATTGTTGTAAGATTGCAGAGAGGGGCTTAGCTCAGCAGGAGAGTGCTTGTTTTTGAGATGTGAGGCTCCGAGCTTATTTCCTAGCCTttccaaataaaattgaaaatgccCTAGAGTACAATCCTGTAATCCTGTTGTCAGCCCAGTGTAAACCAGATACAGGCATATGCCCCAGCTGCCATGGCCAGAATCACGCGAGTCAACATTTGCTAGGAGGCCATACATAGATAATACTGAGCTGGGTAGACCAGTGGTCTGAGTTGACTGGTATTTTCCAGGTTCGGGAAAAGAGTTATCCGTGGTAGAACACCGTTGCAGATTTAGCCTAGatttaagtttaaaaaatgtcTGTGTGTATTGCAATTTATAGGAAAGAGATCTGTATATGAAATACGAGGGACCCGCTATTTAGTAGAACAAATCAGAGTAgtcaacctgatgccttccagttGCTTGGGAGGCAGTAATTCCAAGAACCTTTGACTGATCATATAAACTAGCcagcaaaacatctggaaagcatcaggttGCCCACTATTCAGTAAACATCAGTGGTCTCATGAGGCTAACAGTCTGAATAATTACAATCGTAGcccttttccattttcctttaatTCTTCCAGGCTTAACTGGAAGAGTGCATTAACCCGACACTTGCAGGAGATTTTCCATTATGAGGAAAAGATTTGATGGCATATAGATTTAATGAATAAAAGAGAGACTCCGAAAAACCATTTACTTTTAATTCTTACTTCAAAACATTTGAATACCATATAAAGACATAGAACCATAGTATTCCTGATACAGAGGGCTGATAGCATTTGAATTCAGTTTTGCAACTGTGCCCCACCCAGTTAAATTAGAATTGACCTAATTTCTGTAATGTTTCCGATTCAGACTCCAAAGGGTATATATACAGTGCCAGATCGTAACAccataaagcagtgttcctccaccttggcagctttaaggcaggtggacttcaactcccagaatcccccagccagcattctccggctggctggggaattctgggagttgacgtccacccatcttaaagttgccaaggcggagaaacactgccataaagcGATTGTTCCCTTTCATCACACAGTAGTAGTGTGATTCTGGGAAAAAGATCCATCTGTTTTCAGATGTAGATAAGTGGGACATTCATGCTTCTGCATATTCTGAAGATTGAACCCGAAGTGCTGAATAAAAAGATTTATCAGCTGAATATCTTCTATTGAAATTCTtttaacagattatttttttctgcactcaTTCTGCTTTTTCCCCAAAGGGTGATATTATTCTCTCTTTTGTTTCCAAATAGGTTAGTTGGCTTATTCAAGCTCCCTCTTATGTTTAAAGACTTCTTAGCATGGAAAGTATTTTAGGCATCTTCTAGTTGATAATAAAATCCTTGAAACTAGCCTTTGGCTCAATGAGATTAACCAAATTCCAGGGACCCTTCGGAGATTGTTAAAACCCGTCTTGCAGGAGCTCAGAATCCTACTGCCCAAGGATTACATGACCATCAATTTCCTTTGGGGAGCAGGAATGACAAGAACCCATGATAAGAATACATACAGTCCCACATTAAACCCCTAATCTTGGTTCAACTACTAGCAAAGGCCATTTTCTCagacttgacaactttaagacacatggactttaactcccagaactccccagccaggaattctgggagttgaagtccacgcatcttaaaagttgccaagtttgagaaaccctgtaatCAAGACCATGACCAGCCACTGCAAGTCAGAGATGACAATACCTGGTTAAGATGAATCAGTAGTTCAGGTCAATATACTGTAGTAGGAGCATCTTGCCTCCCAGGTTTGAAAGCTATTAGTCAGAATCATCACCTAAAACCAACTAAAGGTATGTCATGGGCTTGTCTTCTAGTTTCGTGGTTTTTAGGCACCCAATGGCAACCCAAGCAGTggctaaatacataaataaagtggGTTCTTTCACCAACTGATTTTAAAATCCAGCGACAGAGGCCGTTTCTACTCAGCAAGGGAAAGGTTTACTCTCTAAGGCAACAAAGTTTCCAGATTATTCAACCTGCCTGAGGAAGGGAAAAAGTATTTGTCAGTTGATGCTGAGCAGGTGGCTCACAATGACTTTGGGTAGTCCACCAGCTACAGTAGAGGTTTTCTCACTAAGAATGCAGTTTTCCTGTCACCTTGCTTCTTTACAGGTCAGGAGATCAGTGATTTGCTGTGAAAGCAAGTTGGCTTTCCAAGTCTGGAGACTCCATTTTGTCAGAATAttaagctacaggtagtcctcacttaacgaccacaattgggaccagaattttggttgctaagcaaagcagtcattaagcaaatccaatgcaactttatgaccctttttgcgaTGGCAGTTAAGTGAACTacatgattgttaagcgaatcattccgttccccactgattttgcttgccagaagctgtctgggaaggttgaaaatggcgatgaCATGATtacaggatgctgtgatagtcataaatgtgaactggttgccaagcgcccaaatcatggtcacatgacgggggggacactgtgacggtcataaatcagtttttgcagcaccgtcctaagtctgaactgtcaataaatgaatggtttttaagtggagactacctgtagttgttttcctcttttcaagctgccaaggttgagaaacactgagctagagggtGGAGTCTTGCAAGGTGAAACATACAAGTCCTATATATTCTTAGAAACAGTCTTAGGGATGGTGTAAGCTTTCATGGCACTGTTCTACCTACGACCAATGAAAGAGGTTCCAGACCAAGAAAGCTGCTGCTATCCAATAAGGTATGCATTTAtagatactaaaaaaaaaaaaaaggcagctctATGAACTAATGCTGTTATCCCACAGATAAGATGGCAAGAACGTCAgcagaaaacacacacaaaacatgGCAGCTTTCTGCTCAATATCCAATTCCTATAAAGGGAAACAAACGTCAGGCCACGCAGCCCAGAATTTTGCTCCTTTCGTTCTGGGCCAAAGTTAACCCTCCTCAGAGCCCAGGCCGTAAGAAGACCTACCCAGCTCCCTCTTCACCCTGCACCCCACTGCCCAAGAGTTCTGAACCAGACAGAGGAGGCCACCCATATAATTCCACTGCCATGATTCACTGGCCGTTGCTACCAAGACTTGAATTTATCTAAAACTGGTGCCAACTCTGGACT includes:
- the CMC4 gene encoding cx9C motif-containing protein 4, whose translation is MAAKDPCKKYACEIQKCLQANNYLESKCEAVFQEMRRCCAQYPKGISLSCSGFKVEEEKKEKEKQVLDSSRSHTLQP
- the MTCP1 gene encoding protein p13 MTCP-1 isoform X2, which gives rise to MSTSGPSPRKRPAGPRLKRSWVPPAPLYQEGGTLKARIRRIPVPLGEAVRPSRLPASQLPHMWQLSEGQQYRDSNSRIWGIEHHLMIMGVEELLLKLLTSN
- the MTCP1 gene encoding protein p13 MTCP-1 isoform X1; amino-acid sequence: MAEGEEGSDAQVPPVRLWVRRMGVYCDENQATWLVAPEEEGGTLKARIRRIPVPLGEAVRPSRLPASQLPHMWQLSEGQQYRDSNSRIWGIEHHLMIMGVEELLLKLLTSN